CGAAGCACAGCAGGTCGACCGGCTGGATCGCGATACCGAGCTCTTCGGCGATTTCGCGGCGGGTGGCTGCCGCCGCGGGCTCGAACAGGTCGATCTTGCCGCCCGGCAGCCCCCAGGCGCCCGCTTCGGGCTCCTTCAGGCGGCGAACGAGCAGGATGCGACCGTCGACGACGATCGCGGCGCCGCATCCGGCACGGGGTTCGGACTGCATCGTCGGCGCTCCTGACACATCATGGTTGCGCGCGCCTGCCATGATCGGCGGCGGTTTGTCGACCATCCCGATGGTGACCCATCCGCATAGCCCCCTCGCTCGTTTGGGCTCCGGGAAATTCCCCCCCAGATTCCCGTCTGTTTTCCGACGATACCAACGCCCCCCGCTCTCGCGCACGGTTCGCACCATGAGAGGGAGCGCATCATGATCTGCCCGGCACGCCGACAGTTCCATGTGCCGACGCCGGATATGCCGGCGCCGGGTGCCGCCCCCATGCCAGCATGACCGAAACGCCCTTGCCGACAACCGACGAAGCCGACGCGGCGGCGGTCGTCGCCGTGCCGCGCTGGCGGCTCTGGCCGCGCGCGCGGCTGGCGCGGCTTGCCTGTTCGGTGCTGGCGGTTGCCGGCGCCTTCCTGTTCGCAATGGCCGCCACCCGGCTCGACCCTACCGCGCCGCCGCCGCCGATCCCGGCCCGGATGCTGCGCGCGCCGCCGCAGCCCGGCCTGCCGCCGATGTCCGACGCCGGGCCCGAAATCCCCTATGACGCTGCCGCCAACACCGCGCGCACGATGAACGCGCAGACCGCGTTCGTGCCGGGTGCGCTGGTGCTCTCACCGCCCTTCGTCTTCGCGGGCAATACGCTCGACCGCCAGCGCGCGATCGACTGCCTCGCGGTTGCCGCCTTCTACGAGGCGGGAACCGGCGTGGCGGACCAGCGCGCGGTGATGCAGGTGGTGCTCAACCGGGCGCGCCACCCGATCTTCCCGAGCAGCGTGTGCGGCGTCGTGTTCCAGGGATCGGACCGCACCACCGGTTGCCAGTTCACCTTCACCTGCGACGGCGCGATGTATCGCCGCCGCCCCTCTCCGCTCGCCTGGGCGCAGGCGCAGCAGGTGGCGATGCAGATGCTGTCCGGATCGACCGATCCGGTGGTCGGCATGGCGACGCACTACCACACCGACTGGGTCCACCCCGCCTGGAGCGGCCAGATGGACAAGATCGCCGCGATCCGCACCCATCTGTTCTTCCGGATGCGCGGTGCGGCGGGCGCGTTGCGCTCATTCCGCGCCAGTTCGAGCGGCGTCGAGCCGCGGATCGCGCGCCTCGAACTGCTTTCGCTTGCCCACCGCGCCGACGCGCCGGCGGGCGGCCCGCAACTGGTCGCCGTCCCGCTGCAGGATCTGGAAACGCCGCCGCCAGCGGCGGCCGCGGCGTCGCCCGACCGCATCCTCGTCGGTGCGATCGAGCGCCTGCCCGATCGCACGAGCGCCCCCGATTCCGACATCTTCCTCGTCGCGCTCGATCCCGGCGCCGGCGCGGACAGTTTCATGGCGATGGCGGAAGCGCGCTGCGGCCGCCGCAGCCATTGCCGCTTTCTCGGCTGGACCGATGCCGCGCGCAAGCCCAGCCAGTTTCCCATACCGGGCGCCGCGATCGACGCGATGTCGTTCAGCTTCATTCGCCAGGGCAAGGCCGAGCCGGCCCGGGCGCGATGGAACTGCGCCCAATTCCCCCGCCAGGACGAGAGCCAATGCCTCAGCCGCGGCTCCTGAACCGCCGCGCGGCAGGCGCGCGCCCGCACACCCCGTTCGACAGGATGGATGACTGACATGCTCGTTCCGATCCAACGCGACCGCCGTTCCGCCGTGCTCGTCACCGGCGGCGCCGGCTATATCGGCAGCCACGCCGTGCTTGCCCTGCTGGATGCCGGCCATGACGTTGTCGTGATCGACAACCTCAGCAGCGGCTTCCGCTGGGCAGTGCATCCCGACGCCACCTTCTACCAGGGCGACGTCGCCGACAGCGCGCTGCTCGGGCGGATCTTCAAGGAGCATCGCATCGCCGCGGTGCTGCATTTCGCGGGATCGCTGATCGTCTCGGAATCGGTCGGCAACCCGCTCAAATATTATCACAACAATTCGGAGACGAGCCGGCTGCTGCTTTCCGCGATGATCGACGGCGGCGTGCGCAACATCGTCTTCTCGTCGACCGCGGCGGTCTATGGCGACGGCCAGCACGGACTGGTGGAGGAGACGTCCCCCACCCAGCCGATCAATCCCTATGGCATGTCCAAGCTGCTGACCGAGGCGATGATCCGCGACACCGCGCGCGCACACGGCATGGATTATTGCATCCTGCGCTATTTCAACGTCGCCGGTGCCGATCCCGACCTGCGTTCGGGCCAGTCGACGATCGGCGCGACGCACCTGATCAAGGTCGCGGTCGAAGCGGCGCTCGGCCGCCGCTCGCACGTCGCGGTGTTCGGCAGCGACTTCCCGACCCGCGACGGCACCGGCATCCGCGACTATATCCATGTTTCCGACCTTGCCGACGCGCATGTGCTGGCGCTGGATCATCTGCTCAACCATGACGGCGCGGCGCTGACGCTCAACTGCGGCTATGGCACCGGCTATTCGGTGAGCGAGGTGCTCGACTCGGTCGACCGCGTCTCCGGCATCCGCGTGCCGCGCCGCATGGAGCCGCGCCGCAGCGGCGATCCCGCGTCATTGGTCGCGTCGAACGCCCGCATCCGCGAGGCGCTGGGCTGGCTGCCGCGCCATGATTGCCTGGATGCGATCGTGCAGCACGCGCTGGCGTGGGAACAGGCGATGGAAGCGCGCAAGGTGGGGTGAGCGATCACCGCGCTCAGAGCGGCGAGCATTCCATCCGAGCCCTTCGCCCTGATCAGCCAGTGAGCGAAGTCGAAACGGCGCATCGAAGATGACAAGCTCGGGGCAACCCCTTCGATGCGGGCCTTCGCCCCGCGTAGTCGCTCCTCAGGGCGAACGGTTCAAACATAGCGCTTGGCGCGTCGATCCGATTCCGGCGGCCTCCTCACCCTCCGTTCGCCTCGAGCGCAGTCGAGGAACGGGAGGCCCGCGCGGCACTGTTTGACGCGACTTTCGTGTGACTCGTCCCTCGACTTCGCTCGGGACGAACGGTTTGGGGGCGGACCTGCTCCTCCCGGCCTTCCCGCGTGCAGCGGACGATGCGGCAGCGTCCTCACCCCAGCAGCGCCGTGACCCGCGCCGCCAGCGTGTCCATCGCGAAGGGCTTGGTGATCAGCGCCATGTCGCCGCCCAGTTGCTGGCCGCCGATGACGGCGCTTTCGGCATAGCCGGTGATGAACACCACCTTCAGCCCGGGCAGCAGCACGCGGGCGCGGTCGGCGAGCTGGCGGCCGTTCATGCCGCCCGGCAGCCCGACATCGGTGACGAGCAGATCGATACGCGCGCCGCCTTCGAGAATCGCGAGCGCCGAGGTGCCGTCACCCGCCTCGAGCACGGCGTGGCCCAGTTCGCCGACCACCTCGGTCGCCAGCATGCGCACCGTCGGCTCATCGTCGACGACGAGGATCGTCCGCCCGCTCGCCCCGCGCGGCTCGGCGATACCTGCGCTCGCCAGCGGCACCGCATCCTCGGCCGCGCCGAGGTGGCGGGGCAGGTAGATGCACATCGTCGTGCCGTGGCCGAGATCGGTCTGGATCCGCACCTGCCCGCCGGACTGGCGGGCGAAACCGTAGATCATCGAGAGGCCAAGCCCGGTGCCCTCGCCGATCGGCTTGGTGGTGAAGAAGGGATCGAACGCGCGTTCCGCCACCTCCTCGGTCATGCCGGTGCCGGTATCGGTGACGCACAGCGAGATATATTGGCCCGCCGCCAGCCCACGCTCGCGCCCCGCCTGGTCGTCGAGCCAGGTGTTGGCGGTCTCGATGGTGATGCGGCCGCCATCGGGCATCGCGTCGCGCGCGTTGATGCACAGGTTGAGCAGCGCGTTCTCGAGCTGGTTGGGATCGACCATCGTCGTCCACAGCCCCGCCTGACCCACGATCTCCACCTCGATGCCCGGCCCCGCGGTGCTGCGGACCAGTTCCTCGATCCCCGTGACCAGCCGGTTGGCGTCGGTCGGCCGCGGATCGAGCGTCTGGCGGCGCGAAAAGGCAAGCAGGCGGTGCGTCAGCGCCGCCGCACGCCGCACCGCCCCCTGCGCCGCGGTGGCATAGCGTTCGAGATCACCGACCCGGCCCTGGCCGATGCGCAACTGCATCATCTCCAGCGCGCCCGAGATGCCCGCGAGCAGATTGTTGAAATCATGGGCGAGGCCGCCGGTGAGCTGGCCGACCGCCTCCATCTTCTGCGCCTGGCGCAGCGCATCCTCGACGCGGCCGAGATCGGCGGCGGTGGTCGCCACCTCCGCCTCCAGCCCGACATTCTGTTCGCGCAGCTGGCGTTCGAGCGACTTCTGCACCGACACGTCGAGCATCGCCCCGACCATGCGCGTGGCGGCACCATCGGCATCGCGGATCACATAGCCGCGATCGAGCACGTCCGCGTAGCCGCCGTCCGCGCGGCAAAACCGATATTCGTCGGTCCACACCGTCTCGCGGCCATCGATCACGCGATGGATGCTCGCATCGATCCGCTGGCGGTCCTCCGGATGAATATGGTCCAGCCACCATTGTCCGCTCGGTTCGACCTGCTCGGGGCGATGACCATAGGCGCGTTCCAGTGCGGCATTCCACTCGACGAGGCCGCTGCGGAAATTCCAGTCCCACACCGCATCGTTGGTGGCCATACCGGCCATGCGCAGCCGCTCCTCGGTCTCCGCCAGCAGCGCGTCCGCGCGACGCCGCTCGGTGACATCCTGCACGGTACCGATCAACCGGGTGGGAAGCACGCCGTCAAAGAAGACCAGGCCGTGCGCCTCGATATGGCGCTCGATGCCATCTTCGATGCCGATGGTGCGATATTCGATGTCGTAGCGGTGATTTCCGCGCGGATCGAGCGACGCCGCCACCGCGCGATCGGCGCGCTCGCGATCTTCCGGATGCAAGCCGGCGAGAAAGGAGTCCGCATAGGTGATCGGTGCGTCCGGCCCCAGGCCGAACAACGCCTTGCAGCGTGCATCCCAGCGCAGCGTGCCTTCCTGCGGGCGAAAGTCGAAGCGGCCGAGCTGCGCCGCGCGTGCCGCAAGTTCCAGTTCCTCGCGGCTTTCCTCAAGCGCCCGTTCGGTCTTGCGGCGCTGGGTGAGATCGGTGAACAGGATCGCGACGTGGTGAAGCGCCGGATCGTCAACGCGATAGGCGTGAACCATGTACCAGCGATCGCCGAGCGCGCGCGCAGGCAATTCGAACCGCGCCGGCACCCCGCTCTTCGCGACCGCGCCATAAACGTCGAACCAGTGCTGCTCATGATCGGGTGCGATCTCCCGCATCCAGCGGCCCGTGGCGTCGCGGATACCGGTGTAGGCGGGAAAGGCCTTGTTGACCTCCAGGAACCGATAGTCGGCAGGTTCACCGCCATCGCCGAACTTCACCTCGATCACGCAAAAACCGGCGTCGATCGAATTGAACAAGGATCGATAGCGCAGCTCGCTGGCCTTCAACGCGGCTTCTGCCCGCGCGCGATCGACCGTTTCGGCAGCGCGCAGCGCGACATCCTCGGCGCGGGCGATCTCCGCTTCGCTCCACGTCCGCGGATCGGCGTGCACGAACAGCACCGAAGACAGGCGTTCCTCGCGCAGGAGCGGACAAACGATCAGCGCCCCGGCATCGATCGCCTGCCAAGCGGAGGCGTAGGGCGCGGTGCGTGGATCGGTCGCACAATCGTCGACCACGCTGGTGCCACCGGCGCGCAATTCCTCCAGCAACGCCGTCCCGAACGCGGCGGTCTGAAGCACGGTTCCGGCCATGGTCGCGACGCCCGGTGCCGCCCAGTCGCTCTCGATGCGGACCGTGTTTCCGTCCGCTGCCACTTCGGCATAGCCGCAGCGCCTGACGCCGATCGATTCACCCAGCATGCGCGATGCAGTCGCCATGATGTCCGAAGGATCCTCGAGCCCGCGCAGCCGCTCCACCAGCTCGAGCTGAAAGCTCTGGCGGGCGAGCAATTCGTCGCGGTCAAGGGCGTGCGAACGGGGCATTGCGTATCCATCGGCGAAGCGTGGAAGCTTGTCGAGCATCGCGTTGGCGGAGCCTGAACAAGGTGGCGCAGCCCGGCGCCGGCTGGCGCGGTGCGGGCGGGCAGATGCTCATCGGTTGTTATGCGACCGCCGCAGGCGGGGGCTCTGCGGGCCAGTCGTCGGGCGCGATGGTCGGCAATTCCTCGAAGCGGGCCTGCGAGATGCCGAGCTTCAGCGCGTCCTTACCCAGTTGCGCCGCGTCGGCATCCAGCGCGCGGAACTGCTGGTCGATCCCGGCGACGCCGCCCGTCCCGACCACGAAATAGTCGATCCGGCCACCATCGCAGGCGATCATGGCGTCGACCACGTTGCCGATCTTTTCACCGCCCTCGGTCACCAGCGGCAGGCCGGCAAAGCCGGTGGCATTGACCAGCCGGGCGCGCGGCGAACGGTCGCTCTTCTCTGCCGCCGCCTCCGCGCCTTCCTCATAGGCGCGCTGGCGGCCCAGCCAGCGCCAGATGCCGACGATGTTGACCAGGGTGAGGAAGATGTTGGTCGCCAGCAGATTGGTCTGGCCCGAGGTCAGCCCCACCGTCGACCAGCCGATCGAGCCGATCGTGAAGACGACGAAGCCCCACCCCGTCACCCGCGCGCCGAGATTGGCCGCGGTCATCATTGCGGCGATCATCGTCGCCGCCGGCGCGACCCAGCCGGCTATGGTTGCGATCATATGGACGCTTCCTCCCTGTTGGCCGACAGGCAACGTCCGATGCCGGGGGAAGTGCCGCCGCCTATTCGTCCGCCGGCGCCTCGTTCGCGAACCAGCGTTCGGGCGCCGCGCGGCCCTCGGTCGCCAAGGTCAGCGGATCGTAGAGACGGCCGCCCTTCATCACCGCGCTGATGCGCCGGGCGTTGGCGATGTCGGCGCGGGGGTCCGCCTCCAGCACGACCATGTCCGCGAACTTGCCCGGCACGATGCTGCCGACATCGTCGGCATGGCCGACGATCGTCGCACCGTCGATGGTCGCGGCGCGGAGCACCTCCATCGGCGTCGCGCCGCCGCTGGCGAAGGCCTGCATCTCCCAATGCAGGCCGAGCCCCGGCATCTCGCCATGGCTGCCCATGCCGACGAGCCCGCCGGCGCGCTGCAGCGTCGCGGCGTCGGCGGCGAACTGCGCGTAGGACTGGGCTTCGCGCGGCAGCCAGCGGCGGTTGCGCAGCTTCCCGGTCAACACCGCGGGCGGCATCCACTGCCTGAGCTTCGGATCGTCCTGCGGGCGCTTCTCGATGATGTAGTCGAACAGCGCCGGGCCGCCGCCATAGAGCACCGACAGGGTCGGCGTGTAGGCGATGCGGCTTTCCGCCATCAGCCGGATGACGTCGCTGCGCAGCGGGGTGATCGGCAAGTTGTGCTCGTTGCCGGCGAAGCCGTCGATCGCGTGGGTAAGGCCAAGCACGAGGTCGCTCGCGCCCTCGGTGGTGGGCATCATGCCCAGGTCCTGCGCGGCCTGGACGGTGAACTGCCGCTGCGCGCGATCGCCGACCATATAGGCCTTGATGTTGCGCGTGCGATAATGGTCGCGATAGCGGCGGAGTACGTCGAGCGCGTCCGCCTTGCTGTGGATTTCGCTGTTCACGAACACGCCCGGCCCGGTCGACCAGGCGCGCGGCCCCGGCATCATGCCGGCGTCGATCATGTCCTGATAGGCGAAGATGTCGGTGGTGAAGGGCTGCACCTCGAGCGCGGAGGTGACCCCGAAGGCGAGGTCCGCCGCGAATTCCCAATAGCCACGATCATGGATGCCGCGGCGGATGCCGAAGAAATGCGCGTGGGTGTCGACGAAGCCCGGCACGATGAAGCGGCCGCGCGCATCCTGCACCTTCGCCCCCGCCGGAACCGGCACCGCGCCGGTCCGCCCGACCGCGACGATGCGGTCGCCGCTGACGACGACGTCGGCGTCGGCGATCGCCGCCTCCCCCTCCATCGGCAGCACCGTCGCGCCGCGCAGCACCACGCTGCCCGCCGGCACGTCACGCGGCACGGAGACGGTGATGTCGGTGGTGGTGGCGGCCGCCTCGGCACCGGCGTTCGCGCTGGCGGCGGCGACACGACGGAAACTGCCTCCCACCGACCAGGTGATGCTGGCGCCATCGGGCGACCAGCCGAAGAAATCGGCGCCCACCCGCGTCAGCTTCGCGCGCGCCACGCCGGGAACGCCGAGGTTGAGCGTCGCCGGCTTGCCCGCGGTGCGCGCGGGCATGTCGAGCAGATAGAGCTGCGATGCCGCCCTGGCGAGAATGGCGCGCCCGTCCGGGCTGACCCGCGCATCCTCGACCGGCAGCGGCACGCCGACATATTGGCCCATCGCGCGTGCGACGATGCCGACCTCGTCGGTGATCGCGCCGCCTTCCGCCGCGACCGACTTCAGCCCGCCCTGGCCGTAGAACCAGATGCGACCGTCCCGGGTGAGGTGCGGCGAGCGCATGCCCACGGCGTGCGCGACCGGCTTCGGCGTGCCGCCGGTCGCCGGCAGCGCGAGCAGGTCCGTCACGCGATCGTCGGCGATCTCCGAAGGCGCGCGCAGCCGGTCATAATGACTGGATCGGAGCACGTAGAGGCGCGTGCCGTCCGCCGCGTACAGCGGCTCGCTGTAGAAGCCGGGCGCATCGGTCAGCCGGCGCGGCGCGCCGCCGGCAGCGGGCACGCTCCACAGCGCGCCGCCATCCTTTGCGGTCCAGCCGACATAGGCGATGCTGCGGCCATCGGGCGACCAGGCGGGCTGGAAGGCGTCGGCCGCGACCAGCCGGCGCGGGGTGCCGCCGCCCACCGCCTGCACATAGAGGCCGCTGAGCGCGGTGAAGGCGATCTGCCGGCCGTCGGGCGAGAGGCGTGGCGCCTGCGCGACGCGAACCCTGACCGGGCCGGTCTCCTCGCGCTGGCGGACGCGGGTGTTGGCGCCAAGCGGCAGGCTGACCGGCGCGGTGAACGGCACTTTGCTGCGCCGGCCGGTAGCGACATCGATGCGGACGATGCCGCCATCGACGCCGGCGACGATCGCCTTGTCGTCGGGCGTGAACACGAAGCGCGGCAGCAGATCGTCATAATAGCCGCTCTCCTGCCCGTCGCGATCGACCGGCCAGGCGAGCCAGCGATCCGCGCCGGTTTCCAGATTGCGCAGGCGCAGCCCGGCGCGCTTGCCGTTGCGGCTGCCATAAGCCAGCCAGCGCCCGTCATGCGACAGCGCCGGGCGGAACGCGCCGCCGCCGCCCACCGGCACCACCGTCTCCTCGACGTCGGTGGCGAGGTCGCGCCGGGCGATGCGCCAGTTGGGGGCGTCGTCGGGCGACCAGGTGGTACCGGACTTGGTGGCATAATAGGCGTATCGGCCGTCGGGCGAGATCGACGCGCCCATCGCGTTGATGCGATGGTCCCAATCCTCATTGCCGTTGGGCTGCGCCTTGACGACGGTGACACCGGCACCGCCCGCCACCGGGAATTTCATCAGCTCGAACGCGAGCACCGAATGCACCGCGCGCGAGACATAGAGGCTTTCGCCATCGGGCGACCAAGCCGGGGCGGCGTAGAGCGCCAGCGACCGGTCCTGCGAGATCTGGCGCAATCCGGTGCCGTCGATGTTGGCGACCCACAGGTTGGTGACGCCCGAGCGATCCGAGACGAAGGCGAAGCTTTTGCCGTCCGGCGAGATCACCGGATTGCGCTCGAACGCCATGCCGGTGAGCAGCGGCCGCGCGGTGCCGCCCGCCGCGTCGAGCGCGTAAATATCGCCCAGCAGGTCGAACAGGATCGTGCGGCCGTTGGGTGACAGGTCCAGCATCATCCACGTCGCCTCGCTGGCGTCGAACGCCAGGGTGCGGGCGGGGGCGAGCGGCAGCGCGGTGCCGTCTTCCGCGTGGGCGATACCGACAAGCGCGAATGCGGGCAGCATCGCGCCGAGCAACCGGCGGAACGGCGTGTTCATGAACGTCCCCAACAAGCGAACGAGGGCGCCCGCGCACCACCGGTGCGCGGGCGAAGGCCGATCAGAGCGACCAGTCGAGCCGGATGCCGATCGTCCGCGGACGCACGATCGAGCCCGCCGGCGTCACCTGCGACGTGAACGGTGCGTTGAGGATGCCATATTCGTCAAAGATGTTGTTGGCGAATGCGAGGATGCGGAACTTCTCCATGAGCGTCACCGACGCGCGCAGATCGAAGATGTTGAAATTGCCGCGGGTCGCATCGTTGCCGAAGGCGACCGGTGCCGACGAAAGATAACGATGCGCGATCTCGATCGTCGGCTTGCCGGAGACATCGGCGAGATCGAGCTTCACATTGTTGGCGATCGACCATTTCGACGAGCCCGGCAGCCGCGTACCCGAGGCATAGCCGCCGCCCGCCGCGAAGGTATCGGGCAGGAAGTCGGTCAGCTGCGCATCCTGATAGGTCAGGTTGGTCGAGACCGACAGATAGGGCAGCGGCTCGACGGTGGTCGAAAATTCGACGCCCGACACATTGGCGCTGCCCGCGTTGGAGACATAGGAATAATAGCTCGGTTCCGGGCCGAACAGGCGGGCCTGGATGTCCTTCCAGTCGATCGTGAACACCGTCGCATCGACATACATGCGATTCTCGAACAGCGAGACCTTCACGCCGGCTTCGTAATTGTCGACCGTATCGCTGTCATAGGCGGCGGGGATGCTCGGCAGCAGCCCGGCATTGGGGTTGATGCCGCCGACGCGATAGCCGCGCGAATAGGTCATATAAGCCATCACCGTGTCGGTCGGCCGGGCGGTGATCGTCACCTTCGGGGTGAACCCATCCTCGCTCTGGCTCACCCTGCCGCCACTGTCCGTGGGCGTGTAGCCGCCGGGATAGCCGCCGAGCGCGCCGGCCTGGTTGAGCACGGTGCCCCTGTAGCTGTTCCAGAAATAGCGGCCGCCGAAGCTGATCTCGAATTCGTCGACCGGCCGGATGGCGAGTTCGCCGAAGATTCCGAAATCCTCGTTCACCGTGTCCGAGAGATAGCCGTAGAGGCGATCGCCCGGGGTGAGTTGCGCGCCGGTGAAGCCGCCGAACAGGCCCGGATTGGCGTCGATGAAGTCGGCGGCCCCCGCCTGGAAGATCTGGTCGTAGCTGGTCTTCTTGGCGCGCATATAGCTGGTGCCGATCAGCCAGCGGAACATGCCGGTTCCGTTCGATGCCAGCCGCGCCTCGGCGCTCTTGATGTTCGCGTGTGCGTCACCCAACGAATAGGCGGCCTCGTCGCCCGTCGTCACGCCGGTGACATAGGCATAGGGGTAGGAGAAGACGGTGGTGTTGTTCTTCTCGACGATTGATCCGAGCACGGTCAGCGTGCCGAAGCTCAGATCCTGATCGACGCGCAGCGAGTTCAGCAAGAAGTCGGTTTCCTGCGGCTCGGCGCGCGGCGTGTTGCGGATGTAGGGATTGTCGAGGTCCAGATAGGTCTGGTCGTCGAGCTTCGTCTCCTGATAGGTCAAGAGATAGGTGATCTTCGAGCCTTCGGCCGGCGTGAACACCACCGATCCGCGCAGCCCGCGGGTGCGGAAATCATTGGCGCCATCGACGCCGGTGCCGGGATTGTCGAGATAGCCGGCATCCACGCGCTGCAGCGCCATCACGCGCACCGCCAGCTTGTCTGCGATGATCGGCACGTTGATCATCGCCTTGGCGGCATAGTTGAGCTCGCCATCGGCATTCTTGGTGTAGCCGACGAGGCCCTGCGCCGCCGCGTCGAACTTGGTCGGGTCGGCGGTCTTGACGATATAGTTGACGAGGCCGCCGAGTGTGGACGAGCCGAACAGGGTGCCCTGCGGGCCGCGCAGCACCTCGACGCGGTCGATGTCGAACGTGTCGACGTCGGGAATGCCGATCGGGAAGCCGGGCTCCACCAGCGGGATGTCGTTCAGATAATAGCCGACCGTGGTCTGGCCCTGTTCGTGATAGGTCGTCGCGGCGATGCCGCGGATCACGACTTCGGAAATGCCCGGCTGATAATCGTTGAACACCACGCCCGGCAGCCGGACGATATAGTCCGAAAGGCTGTTGGCGTTGGCGGCGGCGAGATCCTCGCCGGTCACCGCGCTCATCGCGAGCGGGGTCTGGCGGATGCTTTCCTCGCGCTTGGTCGCGGTGACGATGATGTCGCCGTCCGCAGGCTCCTCGGCATGCGCGGTGCCCGAAATGCCGGCAATGCCGCCGATCGCGAGCGCGAGCACGGAGGTGCGCGCCGCCTTCATCAACTTGGTTCTGGTCATCGTTCTGCCCTTTCGCCCTGAAGGAGGCCGCGTTTTTCGCGTGCCGCCCAAAAAGTCCGTTTCCTGCGGTTCTATTCCTGTCAGCCGGTGGCGCCGTGGCGCTCCTTCCCGTCCACCACGGTGCGCAGCACCTTCGCACCGGTGATCCCGGCCGGATCGTCGCGGATCAGATCGCGGTCGAGCACCGCGAAGTCGGCGATGTTGCCGGGCTTCAGCGTGCCAAGCCGATCGTCCTGGAAACCCGCATAGGCATTTTCGGCGGTATAGGCATGGAGCGCCTGCGCGGCCGTCACCCGCTGTTCGGGCAGCCATCCGCCGGGGTTGGCGCCGTCGATCGTCTGGCGCAGCACCGCCGCCGCGACGCCGCTCAGCGGATCGATCGGCGCCACCGGCCAGTCCGACCCGAAGGTGACGTGCGCGCCGCTGTCGATCAGCGACCTGAACGCGTAGGTGCCGTTCAGGCGCTGCTCGCCGATCCGCTTCACCGCCCAGCGGCCATCGTCGATCGCGTGATAGGGCTGCACCGAGGCGATGACACC
The window above is part of the Sphingomonas sanxanigenens DSM 19645 = NX02 genome. Proteins encoded here:
- a CDS encoding amidohydrolase family protein, with amino-acid sequence MNTPFRRLLGAMLPAFALVGIAHAEDGTALPLAPARTLAFDASEATWMMLDLSPNGRTILFDLLGDIYALDAAGGTARPLLTGMAFERNPVISPDGKSFAFVSDRSGVTNLWVANIDGTGLRQISQDRSLALYAAPAWSPDGESLYVSRAVHSVLAFELMKFPVAGGAGVTVVKAQPNGNEDWDHRINAMGASISPDGRYAYYATKSGTTWSPDDAPNWRIARRDLATDVEETVVPVGGGGAFRPALSHDGRWLAYGSRNGKRAGLRLRNLETGADRWLAWPVDRDGQESGYYDDLLPRFVFTPDDKAIVAGVDGGIVRIDVATGRRSKVPFTAPVSLPLGANTRVRQREETGPVRVRVAQAPRLSPDGRQIAFTALSGLYVQAVGGGTPRRLVAADAFQPAWSPDGRSIAYVGWTAKDGGALWSVPAAGGAPRRLTDAPGFYSEPLYAADGTRLYVLRSSHYDRLRAPSEIADDRVTDLLALPATGGTPKPVAHAVGMRSPHLTRDGRIWFYGQGGLKSVAAEGGAITDEVGIVARAMGQYVGVPLPVEDARVSPDGRAILARAASQLYLLDMPARTAGKPATLNLGVPGVARAKLTRVGADFFGWSPDGASITWSVGGSFRRVAAASANAGAEAAATTTDITVSVPRDVPAGSVVLRGATVLPMEGEAAIADADVVVSGDRIVAVGRTGAVPVPAGAKVQDARGRFIVPGFVDTHAHFFGIRRGIHDRGYWEFAADLAFGVTSALEVQPFTTDIFAYQDMIDAGMMPGPRAWSTGPGVFVNSEIHSKADALDVLRRYRDHYRTRNIKAYMVGDRAQRQFTVQAAQDLGMMPTTEGASDLVLGLTHAIDGFAGNEHNLPITPLRSDVIRLMAESRIAYTPTLSVLYGGGPALFDYIIEKRPQDDPKLRQWMPPAVLTGKLRNRRWLPREAQSYAQFAADAATLQRAGGLVGMGSHGEMPGLGLHWEMQAFASGGATPMEVLRAATIDGATIVGHADDVGSIVPGKFADMVVLEADPRADIANARRISAVMKGGRLYDPLTLATEGRAAPERWFANEAPADE
- a CDS encoding TonB-dependent receptor → MTRTKLMKAARTSVLALAIGGIAGISGTAHAEEPADGDIIVTATKREESIRQTPLAMSAVTGEDLAAANANSLSDYIVRLPGVVFNDYQPGISEVVIRGIAATTYHEQGQTTVGYYLNDIPLVEPGFPIGIPDVDTFDIDRVEVLRGPQGTLFGSSTLGGLVNYIVKTADPTKFDAAAQGLVGYTKNADGELNYAAKAMINVPIIADKLAVRVMALQRVDAGYLDNPGTGVDGANDFRTRGLRGSVVFTPAEGSKITYLLTYQETKLDDQTYLDLDNPYIRNTPRAEPQETDFLLNSLRVDQDLSFGTLTVLGSIVEKNNTTVFSYPYAYVTGVTTGDEAAYSLGDAHANIKSAEARLASNGTGMFRWLIGTSYMRAKKTSYDQIFQAGAADFIDANPGLFGGFTGAQLTPGDRLYGYLSDTVNEDFGIFGELAIRPVDEFEISFGGRYFWNSYRGTVLNQAGALGGYPGGYTPTDSGGRVSQSEDGFTPKVTITARPTDTVMAYMTYSRGYRVGGINPNAGLLPSIPAAYDSDTVDNYEAGVKVSLFENRMYVDATVFTIDWKDIQARLFGPEPSYYSYVSNAGSANVSGVEFSTTVEPLPYLSVSTNLTYQDAQLTDFLPDTFAAGGGYASGTRLPGSSKWSIANNVKLDLADVSGKPTIEIAHRYLSSAPVAFGNDATRGNFNIFDLRASVTLMEKFRILAFANNIFDEYGILNAPFTSQVTPAGSIVRPRTIGIRLDWSL